Proteins encoded within one genomic window of Macrobrachium nipponense isolate FS-2020 chromosome 9, ASM1510439v2, whole genome shotgun sequence:
- the LOC135218314 gene encoding protein Fer3-like — MWDAGGPGAPLAHYPPHDAAFAAAAAAALPLHDLWQSHHPFRGQCVMSHRYGAGAVSSSGKKVRRRVPTIAQRRAANVRERRRMFNLNEAFDKLRRKVPTFAYEKRLSRIETLRLAITYISFMTELLASEHEAAASAAAAGVTPTSQTPRGPSHRNPSSAGAGGGPPPHHDYADISIGKRCPPYTTQLPSA, encoded by the exons ATGTGGGATGCAGGAGGACCCGGGGCCCCTCTAGCACACTATCCACCTCACGATGCAGCCTTTGCAGCTGCTGCAGCTGCTGCATTGCCCCTGCATGACCTGTGGCAATCCCACCACCCCTTCCGGGGTCAGTGCGTTATGTCTCACAG GTACGGAGCAGGAGCGGTGAGCAGTAGCGGTAAGAAGGTTCGGAGGCGCGTTCCTACCATCGCTCAGCGGAGAGCGGCTAACGTTAGGGAACGCCGCAGGATGTTCAACTTGAACGAAGCCTTTGATAAGCTTAGGAGAAAG GTCCCGACCTTCGCCTACGAGAAGCGCCTCTCCCGCATCGAGACTCTCCGCCTGGCCATCACCTACATCTCCTTCATGACGGAGCTCCTGGCTTCGGAGCACGAAGCCGCGGCCTCCGCAGCGGCTGCGGGAGTCACTCCTACTTCCCAGACGCCGAGGGGCCCGAGTCACAGGAACCCCTCTTCGGCGGGAGCCGGTGGCGGCCCGCCGCCGCACCACGACTACGCCGATATCTCCATTGGGAAGAGGTGTCCGCCGTATACGACACAGTTACCTTCCGCTTAA